One Vespula pensylvanica isolate Volc-1 chromosome 1, ASM1446617v1, whole genome shotgun sequence genomic region harbors:
- the LOC122628757 gene encoding lutropin-choriogonadotropic hormone receptor isoform X4, which yields MRVFPNLNGTSSLEVLKLDRARLKAIPPDLCVQCPKLKSFDVKSNYLTKIPNLRNCHNLRVLDLANNAISSISDAPFKTLNMLHDLLLANNNLKTISRDAFSGLSKLQVLDLESNYIDYIDPGAFTETKHLEDLNLGNNVFPTLPVNGLAGLLHLKTFNNPALRQFPSPDKFPRVQTMVLSYAYHCCSFLSIEIEDTVTKSSLQESILFPTDNEFDMTLWNSSFGDVWPHLNNLSDKFGSQLNELWDNFGPDFTYSGNVPPYSEDYIEEQIGQNAAPGQTVPSHVQCLPQPGPFLPCQDLFDWWTLRCGVWIVFLLAMLGNGTVVFVLIFSRSKMDVPRFLVCNLAAADFFMGVYLGLLAVLDASTLGEFKMYAIPWQMSAGCQLAGFLGVLSSELSVYTLAVITLERNYAITHAMHLNKRLSLKHAVYIMTIGWGFATSMATLPLFGISDYRKFAICLPFETSGTAALVYVVFLMLINGVAFLILMGCYLKMYCAIRGSQAWNSNDSRIAKRMALLVFTDFLCWSPIAFFSLTAAFGLQLVSLEQAKVFAVFVLPLNSCCNPFLYAILTKQFKKDCILICKAIEESRVTRGIGRCRHSSNFSNRQTPANTNSLVDRSSKEHQAPCVCTSKLLETSQCPSYRWWGARFLWPCAADQRQRYTRNDHYAYQIAEIQQKQHKRASSVSSSENFSSSRSDSWRQTHHCGIPLRLLDPKRRTSSWLVTRKPSQDSNLSSSRNDSSGSAATASTSTWRMSRSTASLEISARNTPRPIRPKPRLTRQLAIQEPEPPASPCRLAVRLLATIPSAAEMSEQQDEESAVPK from the exons atgagagtTTTTCCCAATCTCAATGGAACGAGTTCTTTAGAGGTGTTGAAATTAGATCGTGCACGGCTTAAAGCAATTCCGCCAGATCTTTGCGTTCAATGTCCAAAATTGAAAAGTTT tGATGtgaaatcgaattatttaacaaaaattccaAATTTAAGAAATTGCCATAATCTTCGCGTCTT AGATTTGGCAAACAATGCGATCTCGTCGATATCCGATGCACCTTTTAAAACTTTGAACATGTTACATGATCTTCTATtagcaaataataatttgaaaacaaTTTCGAGAGATGCATTTTCTGGATTATCAAAACTTCAAGTTTT GGATTTAGAAAGTAATTACATAGATTACATTGATCCTGGTGCGTTTACAGAGACGAAACATTTGGAGGATCT GAATCTTGGAAACAACGTGTTCCCAACTTTGCCAGTTAATGGACTTGCAGGCTTGTTACAtttgaaaacttttaataatcCAGCGTTAAGACAATTCCCGTCACCTGATAAATTCCCACGCGTGCAAACCATGGTTCTTTCGTACGCTTATCACTGCTGTTCATTTCTATCAATCGAGATAGAAGACACCGTGACCAAATCGTCATTACAAGAATCTATTTTATTCCCTACGGATAATGAATTCGACATGACCTTATGGAACTCTAGTTTCGGCGATGTTTGGCCTCATCTAA ATAATTTGAGCGATAAGTTTGGGTCGCAACTAAACGAACTTTGGGATAACTTTGGTCCAGATTTTACATATTCCGGCAACGTACCACCCTACAGCGAGGACTACATTGAGGAACAAATTGGGCAGAATGCAGCACCGGGACAAACAGTGCCTTCTCATGTTCAATGCTTACCACAGCCTG GTCCATTTTTACCATGTCAAGATCTGTTCGATTGGTGGACGTTACGATGCGGAGTCTGGATAGTTTTTCTACTTGCTATGCTTGGAAATGGAACTGTAGTATTCGTgttaatattttcgagaagCAAGATGGATGTACCTCGATTTTTAGTATGCAATTTAGCTGCAGCTGATTTTTTTATGGGTGTTTATTTAG gTTTATTGGCTGTGCTTGATGCATCTACTCTAGGAGAATTCAAAATGTATGCCATACCTTGGCAAATGTCGGCAGGATGTCAATTAGCAGGATTTCTTGGCGTCCTGAGTTCCGAATTAAGCGTCTATACGCTAGCTGTGATCAccttagaaagaaattatgcAATAACCCATGCGATGCATCTCAATAAAAGACTTTCGTTAAAGCATGCCGTTTATATCATGACGATTGGCTGGGGATTTGCTACATCGATGGCTACTCTACCGCTTTTCGGTATTTCCGATTACAGGAAGTTTGCGATATGTTTACCATTTGAGACTAGTGGCACTGCAGCCTTAGTTTACGTAGTCTTTCTAATGCTCATCAATGGAGtagcatttttaattttaatgggCTGTTATCTTAAAATGTACTGTGCAATACGTGGCTCGCAAGCTTGGAATTCGAACGACTCTCGTATCGCAAAACGAATGGCACTTCTTGTGTTCACAGACTTTTTGTGTTGGTCACCGATAGCATTCTTCTCGCTTACCGCAGCTTTCGGACTACAATTAGTGTCCTTAGAGCAAGCAAAGGTATTTGCTGTTTTCGTGTTACCACTGAATTCCTGTTGCAATCCTTTTCTCTATGCTATTCTTACGAAGCAATTCAAAAAGGATTGCATTTTAATATGCAAAGCTATTGAAGAGTCTCGCGTGACAAGAGGAATCGGCAGATGTCGGCATAGTTCGAATTTCAGTAACCGTCAAACACCAGCAAATACAAATAGTCTGGTAGACAGATCTTCTAAGGAGCACCAAGCACCATGCGTCTGCACTTCGAAACTCTTGGAAACGAGCCAGTGCCCCAGTTACCGGTGGTGGGGAGCTAGATTTCTTTGGCCTTGCGCGGCCGATCAAAGACAACGTTATACACGTAACGATCACTACGCTTACCAAATCGCCGAAATTCAACAGAAACAGCATAAACGTGCTTCGTCCGTTTCCTCTAGCGAGAATTTCTCTTCATCTCGTTCGGATTCCTGGAGACAAACGCATCATTGTGGTATACCGTTGAGATTATTGGATCCCAAACGAAGAACATCGTCTTGGTTGGTCACTAGGAAACCATCGCAAGATTCCAACCTTAGTTCATCCCGTAATGACTCGTCAGGTTCAGCAGCTACTGCCAGCACCAGTACGTGGCGTATGTCAAGATCAACAGCCTCCTTAGAAATCAGTGCACGTAATACTCCAAGACCTATTAGGCCTAAGCCACGACTGACACGACAACTTGCGATTCAAGAACCCGAACCACCTGCGTCACCGTGTAGATTAGCTGTACGTTTATTGGCTACTATACCTTCGGCTGCTGAGATGAGCGAACAGCAAGATGAAGAAAGTGCCGTACCTAAATAG